One window from the genome of Hyalangium gracile encodes:
- a CDS encoding M13 family metallopeptidase, translating into MSLKSLARHFWAPGALSVLLLTGCATAPRKLGVEVKNFDTSVRPQDDFYQYVNGTWLKTTQIPADKARYGTFVELLDKSEAALKAIIEETAANPNAKDGSEAQKIRDLYLSFMDTQRIDSLGVEPIRAELQRVAALKSTEELPELFAELYLAGVQTPMLVFVGQDARQTTRYIVYATQSGLGLPDRDYYSKQEPRFVEVRAAYQAYIEKLLTLGGQPDAAAAAQAIVALEAKLAEKSWDRARSRDREATYNLKTVAELDQLTPGFSWPRYLKALGAENTPGVVVRQPDYFQAMAAVLKETPLPVLQQYLTYKVLDENAELLGKPFEELHFDFRGRTLQGQQENRPRWKRGVAMVEAALGESVGKLYVERHFSPESKERMIQLVSNLREAFKQGIEQLDWMSPTTKAKAQEKLSKFGVKIGYPDKWRDYSKLQVVAGDIVGNMKRATAFEARRNFDKLGKPIDRTEWGMTPQTVNAYYSSSMNEIVFPAAILQPPFFDPAADDATNYGAIGGVIGHEFSHGFDDQGSRSDGDGNLRNWWTDEDKKAFEQRTAVLVEQYGAFKPIDAMAVNGKLTLGENIGDLSGLTVAYRAYKLSLDGKDAPVIDGFTGDQRFFFGWAQIWRTLFRDDFLRQMLLTDTHSPSPYRVNGVVRNMPEFHQAFGVKEGDGAWLPPEQRVKVW; encoded by the coding sequence CTGCGCGACGGCGCCGCGCAAGCTCGGCGTCGAGGTGAAGAACTTCGACACCAGCGTCCGCCCGCAGGATGACTTCTACCAGTACGTCAACGGCACCTGGCTGAAGACCACGCAGATCCCCGCCGACAAGGCCCGCTACGGCACCTTCGTCGAGCTGCTGGACAAGAGCGAGGCCGCCCTCAAGGCCATCATCGAGGAGACCGCGGCGAACCCGAACGCCAAGGACGGCAGCGAGGCCCAGAAGATCCGCGATCTCTACCTCAGCTTCATGGACACCCAGCGCATCGACTCGCTGGGCGTGGAGCCGATCCGCGCGGAGCTCCAGCGCGTGGCCGCCCTCAAGAGCACCGAGGAGCTGCCCGAGCTGTTCGCGGAGCTCTACCTCGCCGGCGTGCAGACGCCCATGCTCGTGTTCGTGGGGCAGGACGCAAGGCAGACCACGCGCTACATCGTCTACGCCACCCAGAGCGGCCTGGGCCTGCCGGACCGGGACTACTACTCCAAGCAGGAGCCTCGCTTCGTCGAGGTGCGCGCGGCCTACCAGGCCTACATCGAGAAGCTGCTCACCCTGGGAGGCCAGCCGGACGCGGCCGCCGCGGCCCAGGCCATCGTCGCCCTGGAGGCGAAGCTGGCCGAGAAGAGCTGGGACCGAGCGCGCAGCCGCGACCGCGAGGCCACCTACAACCTCAAGACGGTGGCGGAGCTGGATCAGCTCACCCCGGGCTTCTCGTGGCCGCGCTACCTGAAGGCGCTGGGCGCGGAGAACACTCCGGGCGTCGTCGTCCGCCAGCCGGACTACTTCCAGGCCATGGCGGCCGTGCTGAAGGAGACGCCGCTGCCGGTGCTCCAGCAGTACCTCACCTACAAGGTGCTCGACGAGAACGCCGAGCTGCTCGGCAAGCCCTTCGAGGAGCTGCACTTCGACTTCCGCGGCCGCACGCTCCAGGGCCAGCAGGAGAACCGCCCCCGCTGGAAGCGCGGCGTCGCCATGGTGGAGGCCGCCCTGGGCGAGTCCGTGGGCAAGCTCTACGTGGAGCGCCACTTCAGCCCCGAGTCCAAGGAGCGGATGATCCAGCTGGTGAGCAACCTGCGCGAGGCCTTCAAGCAGGGCATCGAGCAGCTCGACTGGATGAGCCCCACCACCAAGGCCAAGGCCCAGGAGAAGCTGTCGAAGTTCGGCGTGAAGATCGGCTACCCGGACAAGTGGCGGGACTACTCGAAGCTGCAGGTCGTCGCCGGGGACATCGTCGGCAACATGAAGCGCGCCACCGCCTTCGAGGCCCGGCGCAACTTCGACAAGCTGGGCAAGCCCATCGACCGGACCGAGTGGGGCATGACGCCGCAGACGGTGAATGCCTACTACAGCTCGTCGATGAACGAGATCGTCTTCCCGGCAGCCATCCTCCAGCCGCCCTTCTTCGATCCGGCGGCGGATGACGCGACCAACTATGGCGCCATCGGCGGCGTCATCGGCCACGAGTTCAGCCACGGCTTCGACGATCAGGGCTCGCGCTCGGACGGAGACGGCAACCTGCGCAACTGGTGGACGGACGAGGACAAGAAGGCCTTCGAGCAGCGCACGGCCGTGCTCGTGGAGCAGTACGGCGCCTTCAAGCCCATCGACGCGATGGCGGTGAACGGCAAGCTGACGCTGGGCGAGAACATCGGCGACCTGAGCGGCCTGACGGTGGCCTACCGCGCCTACAAGCTGTCGCTGGATGGCAAGGACGCCCCCGTCATCGACGGCTTCACCGGGGACCAGCGCTTCTTCTTCGGCTGGGCGCAGATCTGGCGCACGCTTTTCCGCGACGACTTCCTGCGGCAGATGCTGCTGACGGACACGCACTCGCCGAGCCCGTACCGCGTCAACGGCGTGGTGCGGAACATGCCCGAGTTCCACCAGGCCTTCGGCGTGAAGGAGGGCGACGGCGCGTGGCTGCCGCCCGAGCAGCGCGTGAAGGTCTGGTAG
- a CDS encoding endonuclease, whose amino-acid sequence MNSVSLQRSQPRPLVTPSSREAVRSTPTAASARSTDRSSFSASQPRADASTLTRLGSSFAPSAPKATRATGQTEQTVRAGATPNLAIPDSSQVESTLRVNDALKLKGGSLSVDIPHTYRGDLVVTLTSPSGKSLTLADREGGSADNLKAKFDLSGFAGEPTQGEWKLTVKDTAKQDVGTLKAWDLELTGTGETQEPPTEPPQTDDPFQGLRDTALLKAIQASSDGKHVLSYNEARKAIFTDLDVRNGKVRDVYTHREINGGKIPNSSDMNVEHTWPQSKGATGAAKSDLHHLYPTDSRANSTRGSFPFGKVDKVQWSSPSGAKFGTDAQGRKVFEPPDEHKGNVARAMFYFSAEYNKRIAPEEESVLRQWNKLDVVDTAEIERNRRIAGIQGNVNQFVEHSNLADRIQDF is encoded by the coding sequence GTGAACTCCGTCAGCCTCCAGCGCTCCCAGCCCCGCCCCCTCGTGACGCCGTCCTCGAGGGAGGCCGTTCGTTCCACCCCGACCGCCGCCTCGGCCCGCTCGACGGACCGCTCGTCGTTCTCGGCGAGCCAGCCCCGCGCGGATGCGTCCACGCTGACGCGGCTCGGCTCGAGCTTCGCGCCGTCGGCCCCGAAGGCCACGCGCGCCACCGGGCAGACGGAGCAGACGGTTCGCGCCGGAGCCACTCCGAACCTCGCCATCCCGGACAGCTCCCAGGTGGAGTCCACCCTGCGGGTGAACGACGCGCTGAAGCTCAAGGGCGGCTCGCTCTCGGTGGACATCCCCCACACCTACCGGGGCGACCTGGTGGTGACGCTGACGAGCCCCTCGGGCAAGAGCCTCACGCTGGCGGACCGCGAGGGCGGCTCGGCGGACAACCTGAAGGCGAAGTTCGACCTGAGCGGCTTCGCGGGCGAGCCCACCCAGGGCGAGTGGAAGCTCACCGTGAAGGACACGGCGAAGCAGGACGTGGGCACGCTCAAGGCGTGGGACCTGGAGCTGACGGGCACGGGCGAGACGCAGGAGCCGCCGACCGAGCCGCCGCAGACGGACGATCCGTTCCAGGGCCTGCGGGACACGGCGCTGCTGAAGGCCATCCAGGCCTCCTCGGACGGCAAGCACGTGCTCAGCTACAACGAGGCGCGCAAGGCCATCTTCACCGACCTGGACGTGCGCAACGGCAAGGTTCGCGACGTGTACACGCACCGGGAGATCAACGGCGGGAAGATCCCCAACAGCTCGGACATGAACGTGGAACACACCTGGCCGCAGTCCAAGGGCGCCACGGGCGCGGCCAAGAGCGACCTGCACCACCTGTACCCCACGGACAGCCGGGCCAACAGCACGCGCGGCAGCTTCCCGTTCGGCAAGGTGGACAAGGTGCAGTGGAGCAGCCCGAGCGGGGCGAAGTTCGGCACCGACGCCCAGGGCCGCAAGGTCTTCGAGCCGCCCGATGAGCACAAGGGCAACGTGGCGCGGGCGATGTTCTACTTCTCGGCCGAGTACAACAAGCGCATCGCCCCCGAGGAGGAGTCGGTGCTGCGCCAGTGGAACAAGCTGGACGTGGTGGACACGGCGGAGATCGAGCGCAACCGCCGCATCGCCGGCATCCAGGGCAACGTCAACCAGTTCGTCGAGCACTCGAACCTGGCCGACCGCATCCAGGACTTCTGA